A genomic segment from Nicotiana sylvestris chromosome 1, ASM39365v2, whole genome shotgun sequence encodes:
- the LOC104233200 gene encoding uncharacterized protein, giving the protein MSQKQASTSLEWINPLRTGRGLPKQNLQIEKSYSYQILDKPGTVSPVEPATKSATGEKKGVLTEEDRIRGNLVTLAEIMEFRNCVDYCGLIELPHQRNRYTWNDKHSEQKIFSKIDWAFINDKWLGIMPTYQAKFLPEGISDHCPMQLTLEGIKTRKKKSFQYCNVWDQHPLFDATIKAGWEVQIEWCKILRVVKRLRLLKKGLKQLNSKYFKDLVNEVDDSREELRRVQEKMQANPLDKGMQKKEREVYQQFRRISYMAEIYLQQKSKANWIRLGDDNTMYFYAVIKHRRMKLATTQIREKQGKWQSDPDDIAQVFVEYYENLLGHTINARVKSYQQLCEKRAGFILRTIG; this is encoded by the exons ATGTCTCAGAAACAAGCATCAACTAGTTTAGAATGGATCAATCCTTTAAGAACTGGAAGAGGCCTACCTAAACAGAACCTACAAATTGAAAAATCCTACTCTTATCAAATATTGGATAAGCCTGGAACTGTCAGTCCAGTAGAACCTGCTACTAAAAGTGCCACTGGAGAGAAAAAGGGAG TATTAACAGAGGAGGATAGAATAAGAGGAAATCTAGTCACTTTGGCAGAAATAATGGAATTCAGGAATTGTGTGGACTATTGTGGTTTGATTGAACTTCCTCACCAGCGCAATAGGTACACATGGAATGACAAACACTCTGaacagaaaatattttccaagataGATTGGGCTTTCATCAATGATAAATGGCTTGGCATAATGCCAACCTATCAAGCCAAGTTCTTACCTGAAGGAATAAGTGATCATTGCCCCATGCAGTTAACTTTAGAAGGTATTAAGACAAGAAAAAAGAAATCATTTCAATACTGCAATGTATGGGATCAACATCCTTTGTTTGATGCCACTATCAAGGCTGGGTGGGAGGTGCAGATTGAATGGTGCAAAATATTGAGAGTTGTTAAGAGATTGAGGTTGCTAAAGAAAGGACTGAAGCAATTAAACTCTAAGTACTTCAAGGACTTGGTAAATGAAGTAGATGATAGCAGGGAGGAATTAAGGAGAGTTCAGGAGAAGATGCAAGCAAATCCACTAGATAAGGGCATGCAGAAGAAGGAAAGAGAGGTGTATCAACAGTTTAGAAGGATTTCATATATGGCAGAAATATACTTACAACAGAAAAGTAAAGCTAATTGGATAAGATTGGGAGATGATAATACAATGTATTTTTATGCCGTGATTAAACATAGGAGAATGAAATTAGCTACAACACAGATAAGGGAAAAACAAGGCAAATGGCAGAGTGATCCAGATGACATAGCTCAGGTGTTTGTTGAGTATTATGAGAACTTATTGGGACATACTATTAATGCAAGAGTTAAGAGCTATCAGCAGCTTTGTGAAAAGAGGGCCGGTTTTATCCTTAGAACAATAGGTTAG
- the LOC138877236 gene encoding uncharacterized protein, which yields MGSIMENVGSPSSTTSEGFTPFIIDPSHPLYVHPSDSPGSQLVSAPFNGCGFVLWRSSMLTSLSAKNKLGLLDGRVPQPTPDSPYYPYWERCNDMVKAWINNFVSREIATSVMCLKTAREIWKDINERFGQSNGSKYLQIQREISTTSQGSADIATYFTKLRSL from the coding sequence ATGGGTAGTATTATGGAAAACGTAGGTTCACCTAGTAGTACAACCTCTGAAGGTTTTACTCCCTTTATAATTGATCCATCTCATCCTTTATATGTACATCCGTCTGATAGTCCTGGTAGTCAACTAGTGTCTGCACCTTTTAATGGTTGTGGTTTTGTTCTATGGAGAAGCAGTATGCTTACCTCCTTATCTGCAAAGAACAAATTAGGTCTTCTAGATGGTAGGGTCCCTCAACCAACACCTGATTCTCCCTATTATCCATATTGGGAAAGGTGCAATGATATGGTGAAAGCATGGATAAATAATTTTGTATCTAGAGAAATTGCCACCAGTGTCATGTGTCTTAAAACTGCAAGAGAAATCTGGAAAGACATTAATGAGAGGTTTGGTCAGTCAAATGGATCAAAGTACCTTCAAATACAAAGGGAAATTAGTACCACAAGCCAAGGTTCAGCAGACATTGCTACTTACTTCACTAAGCTTAGGAGCCTATGA